CTTGAGGCCGCAGGCGCCGGCGCGGACCATTTCCTCCAGCGCGTCCGGGCGGCTGGCATTGCCCTTGCCGAACAGCCCGAAATTCATCGGGATCGCCTCCAGCGCCTGGAACATCCGCTCCAGATGCCAGGGCCCCGGCGTGCAGGTGGTGGCGAGCGTGCCGTGCGCGGGGCCGGTGCCGCCGCCGAGCATGGTGGTGACGCCGGCGTTGAGCGCCTCCTCCGCCTGCTGCGGGCAGATGAAATGGATGTGTGCGTCGATCGCGCCGGCGGTGAGGATGCGGCCCTCGCCGGCGATGATCTCGGTGCCGGGGCCGATGACGATGGTGACGCCGGGCTGGGTATCGGGATTGCCCGCCTTGCCGATCGCGGCGATGCGGCCGTCGCGGATCGCGACATCCGCCTTCACGATGCCGGTATGATCGAGGATCACGGCGTTGGTGATGACGGTGTCGGCAGCGCCCTCCGCGCGCGTCGCCTGCGACTGGCCCATGCCGTCGCGGATCACCCTGCCACCGCCGAACTTCACCTCTTCGCCATAGATGGTGCGATCGGCCTCGACCCGGATCAGCAGCGCCGAATCCCCCAGCCGGATGCGATCGCCGGTGGTCGGCCCGAACATGCCGGCATAGGCGCGGCGGGACAGGCTGATGCTCATAGCGGCCCCATCACCTCGCCCCTGAAGCCGGTCACGGTGCGGGTGCCGGCATAGGGGATCAACGCCACCTCGCGCGTCTGGCCGGGCTCGAAGCGCACCGCGGTGCCGGGCGCGATGTCCAGCCGGTGGCCGCGCGCCGCGCCGCGGTCGAAATCGAGTGCCGGGTTGGTCTCGGCGAAATGATAATGGCTGCCGACCTGGATCGGGCGATCGCCGGTGTTGGCGACGGCCAGGCGGATCACCGGGCGATCGGCATTGAGGAGGATCTCGCCATCGGCGGGGATGATCTCGCCCGGAATCGGATCGGCGCTCATCGGATCGGCCTGTGCACGGTGACGAGCTTGGTGCCGTCGGGAAAGGTCGCCTCGACCTGGATGTCGTGGATCATCTCGGCGATGCCGGGCATCACCTGGTCGCGGTGCAGCACATGGCCGCCGCTCGCCATCAGTTCGGCGACGCTGCGCCCGTCGCGCGCACCCTCCACGACATGCTCGGTGATCAGCGCGATGCTTTCGGGATGGTTGAGCTTCACCCCGCGCTCGAGCCGGTTGCGCGCGACGATCGCCGCCATCGCGACGAGCAGCTTGTCTTTCTCGCGGGGGGTGAGGTTCATGGTCAGCAATACCAAACGGCTGGGAGGCGGGCCGGCAGGGCGAGCGCCGCGGCGCGCAGCGCCGACGCGGCGCGCATGACGCGGTCGCGCAATGCGCGGGCATCGGCATCGATCAGCCGCAGGATGAGCAATTCGTCCATTGCGGTCGCCCCACCGGAGGGCGCGCCGGCGAGCGCGCGGCCCAGGTCCAGATGGTCGGCGGCGTCGGCGCCCGCATAGACGATCGTCGCGATCGCGCGCGCGCCGCCGAAGCCGAACGGGCGGTCGGCGGTCGCGGCGA
The window above is part of the Sphingomonas sanxanigenens DSM 19645 = NX02 genome. Proteins encoded here:
- a CDS encoding urease subunit beta, encoding MSADPIPGEIIPADGEILLNADRPVIRLAVANTGDRPIQVGSHYHFAETNPALDFDRGAARGHRLDIAPGTAVRFEPGQTREVALIPYAGTRTVTGFRGEVMGPL
- a CDS encoding urease subunit gamma; translation: MNLTPREKDKLLVAMAAIVARNRLERGVKLNHPESIALITEHVVEGARDGRSVAELMASGGHVLHRDQVMPGIAEMIHDIQVEATFPDGTKLVTVHRPIR